The following proteins are co-located in the Microcystis wesenbergii NRERC-220 genome:
- a CDS encoding carbon dioxide-concentrating mechanism protein CcmK yields the protein MSIAVGMVETLGFPAVVEAADAMVKAARVTLVGYEKIGSGRVTVIVRGDVSEVQASVSAGTEAASNRVKGGQVLSTHIIARPHENLEYVLPIRYTEAVEQFRESVNPQPLRRI from the coding sequence ATGTCAATTGCAGTGGGCATGGTGGAAACCTTGGGTTTCCCAGCCGTCGTCGAGGCGGCCGATGCCATGGTGAAAGCCGCCCGCGTAACCCTAGTAGGTTACGAAAAAATTGGTAGTGGTCGCGTCACCGTCATCGTCCGAGGAGACGTTTCGGAGGTACAGGCCTCCGTATCGGCGGGGACAGAAGCGGCATCTAATCGTGTTAAAGGTGGTCAAGTCCTCTCGACCCACATCATCGCCCGTCCCCACGAAAACCTCGAATACGTTCTTCCCATTCGTTATACAGAAGCCGTGGAACAGTTTCGTGAAAGTGTTAACCCGCAACCTTTAAGACGAATCTAG
- a CDS encoding carbon dioxide-concentrating mechanism protein CcmK — translation MPIAVGMIETLGFPAVVEAADAMVKAARVTLVGYEKIGSGRVTVIVRGDVSEVQASVAAGVENANRVNGGQVLSTHIIARPHENLEYVLPIRYTEEVEQFRSY, via the coding sequence ATGCCAATTGCAGTAGGAATGATTGAAACCCTAGGATTTCCCGCCGTTGTGGAAGCGGCCGATGCCATGGTCAAGGCCGCCAGGGTGACTCTAGTGGGTTACGAAAAGATCGGTAGTGGTCGCGTCACTGTCATTGTCCGGGGAGACGTTTCAGAAGTGCAAGCTTCTGTGGCTGCCGGAGTGGAAAACGCCAACCGGGTTAACGGAGGACAAGTGCTATCTACCCATATCATCGCCCGTCCCCACGAAAACCTCGAATACGTGCTGCCCATTCGCTACACCGAAGAAGTAGAGCAATTCCGCAGCTATTAA